One window of Methanobacterium alkalithermotolerans genomic DNA carries:
- a CDS encoding ACT domain-containing protein — translation MKIKQISVFLENKKGRLWKALNTLAENGINIRALSIADTSEFGILRLIVPEPRKAEKILTENNFVVKIKEVIAVELADHPGGLSSILKILNDSDINLEYLYAFVHEKKDKAILLLRTDDLDLLIKVLEQEEVTLVPSEDVYNL, via the coding sequence ATGAAAATAAAACAAATATCCGTTTTTCTGGAAAATAAAAAAGGAAGATTATGGAAAGCTCTTAATACTTTGGCTGAGAATGGAATTAATATCAGGGCCTTATCCATTGCAGATACTTCAGAATTTGGGATTTTAAGGCTTATTGTTCCAGAACCCCGAAAGGCGGAAAAAATTCTTACGGAAAATAATTTTGTGGTGAAAATCAAAGAAGTAATAGCTGTGGAACTTGCAGATCATCCAGGAGGCCTTTCCTCAATTTTAAAAATCCTTAATGATTCTGATATTAATTTAGAATATTTATATGCATTTGTACATGAAAAGAAAGATAAGGCCATATTACTTTTAAGAACAGATGATCTGGATTTACTTATTAAGGTTTTAGAACAGGAAGAAGTAACTCTGGTGCCTTCTGAAGATGTTTACAATCTTTAA